A window of Ciconia boyciana chromosome 27, ASM3463844v1, whole genome shotgun sequence contains these coding sequences:
- the PDE1B gene encoding dual specificity calcium/calmodulin-dependent 3',5'-cyclic nucleotide phosphodiesterase 1B → MVKQLETGEVNVEELKRNLEYAASLLEAVYIDETRQMLDTEDELREMGSDAAVPSEVRDWLAATFTQQARAKGRRAEEKPKFRSIVHAVQAGIFVERMFRRTYTAVGPSYSTSVLNCLKSLDLWCFDVFALNRVTDDHSLRTIVFELFTRHNLNSRFKIPAVFLTTLLDALEAGYGKYRNPYHNQVHAADVTQTVHCFLLRTGMLHYLTEIEVLAIIFAAAIHDYEHTGTTNSFHIQTKSDCAILYNDRSVLENHHISAVFRMMQDDEMNIFVNLTKDEFAELRALVIEMVLATDMSCHFQQVKSMKTSLQQLERIDKSKVLSLLLHAADISHPTKQWSVHSRWTKALMEEFFRQGDKEAELGLPFSPLCDRTSTLVAQSQIGFIDFIVEPTFSVLTDVAEKMVLPLAEDGTKAKGNPAASQQASSQWRQPSLDEHLELGDIKADLAGFRSTWAKYIQENKQKWKERAASGITNQASIEELSPCEEQPPAVPGRHRQNGDVE, encoded by the exons ATGGTGAAGCAGCTGGAGACGGGCGAGGTGAACGTGGAGGAGCTGAAGAGGAACCTGGAGTATGCCGCCTCGCTGCTGGAGGCCGTCTACATCGACGAGACGAG GCAGATGCTGGACACGGAGGACGAGCTGCGGGAGATGGGTTCGGACGCGGCGGTGCCCTCGGAGGTGCGGGACTGGCTGGCGGCCACCTTCACCCAACAGGCGCGGGCCAAGGGGCGCCGGGCGGAGGAGAAGCCCAAGTTCCGTAGCATCGTTCACGCCGTCCAGGCGGGCATCTTCGTggagag GATGTTTCGCCGGACGTACACGGCCGTGGGGCCCAGCTACTCCACCTCCGTCCTGAACTGCCTGAAG AGCCTCGACCTGTGGTGCTTCGATGTCTTTGCGCTGAACCGGGTGACGGACGATCACTCCCTGAGGACCATCGTCTTCGAGCTCTTCACCCGACACAACCTCAACAGCCGCTTCAAG ATCCCCGCTGTCTTCCTCACGACGCTGCTGGACGCGCTGGAAGCCGGCTACGGGAAGTACCGGAACCCCTACCACAACCAGGTCCACGCCGCCGACGTCACCCAGACCGTCCATTGCTTCTTGCTCCGCACCGGCATGTTG CACTACCTGACGGAGATCGAGGTCCTGGCCATCATCTTCGCTGCCGCCATCCACGACTACGAGCACACGGGCACCACCAACAGCTTCCACATCCAGACCAA GTCGGACTGCGCCATCCTCTACAACGACCGCTCGGTGCTGGAGAACCACCACATCAGCGCCGTCTTCCGCATGATGCAGGACGACGAGATGAACATCTTCGTCAACCTCACCAAGGACGAATTTGC GGAGCTGCGGGCTCTGGTGATCGAGATGGTCCTGGCCACCGACATGTCCTGCCACTTCCAGCAGGTGAAGTCCATGAAGAcgtccctgcagcagctggagcg gaTCGATAAGTCCAAGGTGCTGTCGCTGCTGCTGCACGCGGCCGACATCAGCCACCCCACCAAGCAGTGGTCGGTGCACAGCCGCTGGACCAAAGCCCTGATGGAGGAGTTCTTCAGGCAG ggagacaaggaggctgagctggggctgcccttctCGCCCCTCTGCGACCGCACCTCCACGCTGGTGGCCCAGTCCCAGATCG GCTTCATCGACTTCATCGTGGAGCCCACCTTCTCGGTGCTGACCGATGTGGCCGAGAAGATGGTGCTGCCGCTCGCCGAGGACGGAACCAAAGCCAAGGGCAACCCGGCGGCCAGCCAGCAGGCCAG cTCGCAGTGGCGGCAGCCGTCCCTGGATGAGCACCTGGAGCTGGGGGACATCAAAGCTGACCTGGCCGGCTTCCGCTCCACCTGGGCCAAGTACATCCAGGAGAACAAACAGAAGTGGAAGGAGCGGGCGGCCAGCG GCATCACCAACCAGGCGTCCATCGAGGAGCTGTCGCCCTGCGAGGAGCAGCCGCCCGCCGTCCCCGGCCGGCACAGGCAGAACGGGGACGTGGAATAG